The following proteins are encoded in a genomic region of Pseudomonadota bacterium:
- a CDS encoding mandelate racemase/muconate lactonizing enzyme family protein → MRITQASVFRQFQPFAAGPYVCRGHTEDGFDSTLVKIETDTGLVGWGEVAPLGLFYSDAFAGGARSGLAELLPRLIGEDPRQLARLNARMDDLLAGHPYVKTPVDMACWDLLGKVSGLPVAELTGGRFGDTVPLYRSVSQAEPDAMAAQARAFVQAGYRRIQVKVGDDPLDDAERVHAVRAAVGADVLLLADANAAWTADDALRFVQKLGGLDYYLEQPCRSLADNAAVRRHTRQPMILDESITSLDDLLAAHQLGVPNGITLKLARVGGLSAARLIRDVAVRLGLRVCIEDTGGSDVDTAATAHLMLSTPGANRFHTVDFMNWVTVSNATGMPPAHDGHLAAPRGPGLGLHVLEDVLEPLAVYA, encoded by the coding sequence CCCTTCGCTGCCGGGCCCTACGTGTGCCGCGGCCACACCGAGGACGGCTTTGATTCCACGCTTGTCAAAATCGAGACCGACACTGGTTTGGTCGGCTGGGGCGAAGTGGCGCCGCTTGGGCTGTTCTATTCGGACGCGTTCGCCGGCGGGGCGCGGTCCGGGCTCGCCGAACTGTTGCCGCGGTTGATCGGCGAGGACCCGCGCCAGCTCGCCCGGCTCAACGCGCGTATGGACGACCTGCTGGCCGGCCACCCCTACGTCAAGACGCCGGTCGACATGGCCTGCTGGGACCTCCTCGGCAAGGTCAGCGGGCTGCCGGTCGCAGAGCTCACCGGCGGGCGCTTTGGCGACACGGTGCCGCTCTACCGCTCGGTCTCGCAGGCCGAGCCCGACGCCATGGCCGCGCAGGCGCGGGCCTTTGTGCAGGCCGGGTACCGGCGCATCCAGGTGAAGGTGGGCGACGACCCGCTCGATGACGCGGAGCGGGTACACGCGGTGCGCGCCGCCGTCGGCGCCGACGTGTTGCTGCTCGCCGACGCCAACGCCGCCTGGACGGCCGACGATGCGCTGCGCTTCGTGCAGAAGCTCGGCGGCCTCGACTACTACCTCGAACAGCCTTGCCGCAGCCTGGCCGACAACGCCGCGGTGCGCCGGCACACACGCCAGCCGATGATCCTCGACGAGTCGATCACGTCGCTCGACGACCTGCTCGCAGCCCACCAGCTCGGCGTGCCGAACGGCATCACGCTGAAACTGGCGCGTGTCGGCGGGCTGTCGGCGGCGCGGCTCATCCGCGACGTCGCGGTGCGCCTCGGGCTGCGGGTGTGCATCGAGGACACCGGTGGCAGCGACGTTGACACCGCCGCGACTGCCCACCTGATGCTCTCGACGCCGGGGGCCAACCGCTTCCACACGGTGGACTTCATGAACTGGGTGACGGTGTCGAACGCGACCGGCATGCCGCCGGCGCACGACGGCCACCTTGCCGCGCCACGTGGGCCGGGGCTCGGCTTGCACGTGCTCGAAGACGTTCTCGAACCGCTTGCGGTTTACGCGTAG
- a CDS encoding aminotransferase class III-fold pyridoxal phosphate-dependent enzyme, translated as MPSTALDAHWRNALQTHWGLDATLTPLDGEYDLNLLAETADGSGYVMKVMRAGCDATLVDMQVRALTHIAERAPTVPCPRVIPSRVGETLETVPDADGTDRLVWLLSRLPGHVYADAAPKTPAVIDAVGEVLGGAARALAGFEHAGLDRVFKWDLVQGRWIEAELACITDPARRTLIDGVCAAFAAVQPALAALPRQAAHNDANDHNLLVDGGLNTPLTVSGLIDLGDLCRTPRICDLAIAAAYTVLDHPAPERALEALVAGYHRAYPLHAAELDLLWPLLRMRLAVSVVNSTLMAAADPDDPYITVSQAPAWRFLEGPRVHAGLLAARLRAACGLPVVDGADRVCAWLDSRRGQFAPLMGEDLSNAPLGPLSVEDATCPQNPFDLPIAEAARIGAEFDNAGRTWLGYYHEPRLIYTDTAFRNGPWKASNRRTVHLAVDAFAPAGRPLHAPLAGTVFVAEYRGGHLDYGGTIILAHRTPGGDPFYTLYGHLDPEFLERITPGDTVAEGEAFCRLGGPSQNGGWAPHVHFQLAMTTEGIEADWPGVGDPDDMAFWRAVCPNPAALLNLPDDRVRFQPTDTADVLATRRAHYAGNLRLSYRDPLMLVRGWRHHLFDAWGRPYLDAYNNVPHVGHAHPRLQAIAADQLKRVNTNTRYLHPAQNAFADTLLAKLPERFEVCFFVNSGSEANELALRLARAATGARGMVTPDHGYHGNTTGAIDISAYKFNKPNGVGQADWVELVDVADDHRGRFTRDDPNRAQRFAELVDPAIARLRDSAHGLAGFIAETFPSVGGQIIPPPGYLAAVYERVRAAGGVCIADEVQTGLGRLGADYFGFEQQGATPDIVVLGKPLGNGHPIGAVVTTRAIAEAFDNGIEFFSTFGGSTLSCRLGKAVLDIVDEEGLQANAERVGAHLLAGLEELQGQHVAISDVRGLGLFIGVDLANADGSEATALCTYVKNRLRDHRILIGSEGPHGNILKIRPPLTFEADDADMLLTVLDSVLGEAARYA; from the coding sequence ATGCCTTCGACCGCCCTTGACGCCCACTGGCGCAACGCGCTCCAGACCCACTGGGGCCTCGACGCCACGCTGACCCCACTCGACGGCGAGTACGACCTGAACCTGCTCGCGGAGACTGCTGACGGCTCGGGCTACGTGATGAAGGTGATGCGCGCCGGCTGCGACGCGACGCTGGTTGATATGCAAGTGCGGGCGCTCACCCACATCGCCGAGCGGGCGCCGACCGTGCCCTGCCCCCGGGTCATCCCGTCGCGGGTAGGCGAGACGCTGGAAACGGTGCCGGACGCGGACGGCACTGACCGGCTGGTGTGGCTATTGAGTCGTCTGCCCGGCCACGTCTACGCCGACGCAGCCCCGAAAACCCCGGCCGTGATCGACGCGGTTGGCGAGGTGCTCGGTGGCGCGGCGCGCGCACTCGCGGGCTTCGAGCACGCCGGCCTCGACCGCGTGTTCAAATGGGACCTGGTGCAGGGCCGTTGGATCGAGGCCGAGCTCGCTTGCATCACCGACCCCGCGCGGCGCACGCTGATCGACGGCGTCTGCGCCGCGTTCGCCGCCGTGCAGCCCGCGCTGGCCGCGCTGCCGAGGCAAGCGGCGCACAACGACGCCAACGACCACAACCTGCTGGTCGACGGCGGCCTGAACACGCCGCTCACCGTCTCGGGCCTGATCGACCTCGGCGACCTCTGCCGCACGCCCCGCATCTGCGACCTCGCGATCGCTGCGGCCTACACCGTGCTCGACCACCCGGCGCCCGAGCGGGCCCTCGAAGCGCTGGTCGCGGGCTACCACCGCGCCTACCCGCTGCACGCCGCCGAGCTCGACCTGCTCTGGCCGCTGCTGCGCATGCGGCTCGCGGTCAGTGTGGTCAACTCCACGCTGATGGCCGCGGCCGACCCCGACGACCCGTACATCACGGTGTCGCAGGCGCCGGCCTGGCGTTTCCTCGAAGGCCCCCGGGTGCACGCCGGCCTGCTCGCGGCCCGCCTGCGCGCCGCGTGTGGCCTGCCCGTGGTCGACGGCGCCGACCGCGTGTGCGCGTGGCTAGACAGCCGGCGCGGGCAGTTCGCGCCGCTGATGGGCGAAGACCTCTCGAATGCACCGCTCGGCCCGCTCTCGGTCGAAGACGCTACCTGCCCACAGAACCCGTTTGACCTGCCGATCGCCGAAGCCGCCCGCATCGGCGCCGAGTTCGACAACGCCGGTCGCACCTGGCTCGGCTACTACCACGAGCCGCGCCTGATCTACACCGACACCGCGTTCCGGAACGGCCCCTGGAAGGCGAGCAACCGCCGCACTGTGCACCTCGCGGTGGACGCTTTCGCCCCGGCAGGCCGGCCATTGCACGCCCCGCTCGCCGGCACGGTGTTCGTCGCCGAGTACCGCGGCGGCCACCTCGACTACGGTGGCACGATCATCCTCGCGCACCGCACGCCGGGCGGCGACCCCTTCTACACGCTCTACGGCCACCTCGACCCCGAATTTCTCGAGCGAATCACGCCAGGTGACACGGTTGCAGAAGGCGAGGCCTTCTGCCGCCTCGGCGGCCCGAGCCAGAACGGCGGCTGGGCGCCACACGTGCACTTCCAACTCGCGATGACCACCGAGGGCATCGAGGCCGACTGGCCCGGTGTCGGCGACCCGGACGACATGGCCTTCTGGCGCGCCGTCTGCCCGAACCCGGCGGCGCTGCTGAACCTGCCGGACGACCGTGTCCGTTTCCAACCGACCGACACCGCAGACGTGCTGGCCACACGCCGGGCCCACTATGCCGGCAACCTGCGCCTGAGCTACCGCGACCCGCTCATGCTGGTGCGCGGCTGGCGCCACCACCTCTTCGACGCGTGGGGCCGCCCGTACCTCGACGCCTACAACAACGTGCCGCACGTCGGCCACGCACACCCCCGCCTGCAGGCGATCGCCGCCGACCAGCTGAAGCGCGTCAACACCAACACGCGCTATCTGCACCCGGCGCAAAACGCCTTTGCCGACACGCTGCTCGCCAAACTGCCGGAGCGCTTCGAGGTCTGCTTCTTCGTCAACTCGGGGAGCGAGGCCAACGAACTCGCGCTGCGCCTCGCGCGTGCCGCGACCGGCGCCCGCGGCATGGTCACACCCGATCACGGCTACCACGGCAACACCACCGGCGCGATCGACATCTCCGCCTACAAGTTCAACAAGCCGAACGGCGTCGGCCAGGCCGACTGGGTCGAGCTGGTTGACGTTGCCGACGACCACCGCGGCCGCTTCACGCGCGACGACCCCAACCGGGCGCAGCGCTTCGCCGAGCTCGTCGACCCCGCCATCGCGCGGCTGCGCGACAGCGCGCACGGCCTGGCGGGTTTCATCGCCGAGACCTTCCCTTCGGTCGGTGGCCAGATCATCCCGCCGCCGGGTTACCTCGCAGCGGTGTACGAAAGGGTCCGTGCGGCGGGCGGGGTGTGCATCGCCGACGAAGTGCAGACCGGGCTCGGCCGGCTCGGCGCGGACTACTTCGGGTTCGAGCAGCAGGGCGCCACCCCCGACATCGTGGTGCTCGGCAAACCGCTCGGCAACGGCCACCCGATCGGTGCGGTCGTGACCACCCGCGCCATCGCCGAGGCCTTCGACAACGGCATCGAATTCTTCTCGACCTTCGGCGGCTCGACGCTGTCCTGCCGCCTCGGCAAAGCCGTGCTCGACATCGTCGACGAGGAAGGCCTGCAGGCCAACGCCGAGCGGGTGGGGGCGCACCTGCTGGCAGGCCTTGAGGAACTGCAAGGGCAACACGTCGCCATCAGCGATGTGCGGGGCCTCGGCCTCTTCATCGGCGTCGACCTCGCCAACGCCGACGGCAGCGAAGCCACCGCGCTCTGCACCTACGTGAAGAACCGCCTGCGCGACCACCGCATCCTGATCGGCAGCGAGGGGCCGCACGGCAACATCCTGAAGATCCGCCCGCCGCTCACCTTCGAGGCCGACGACGCCGACATGCTGCTGACGGTGCTGGACAGCGTGCTGGGTGAGGCGGCGCGCTACGCGTAA
- a CDS encoding EAL domain-containing protein produces MPTRTEPEMTDPYPTLAKRLKDMERLRRPVWVFDIDRAHVCWGNTSCLPLWQADSLSELMSRDMGVDMTETVATRLRQYQADFEADTTSQFQEVWTLYPGGEPRTVDVVFSGIELDDGRMAMFCEVDMREALDAEALRSAEALLHTSVMITLFSAQGLPLYRNPAARSKVSHANETLGEHFADRSTLQLLTQAHEDEITTVAPVHTNEGQSWHDINARRCLDAVSGERAWLISEVDVSRLKATEERAQFLAEHDTLTKLPNRNHVSVAFQNRIDQLLATGQEGAIIFIDLDHFKDINDSLGHNAGDELLVVVAKRLQATVRKSDAVARLGGDEFLLLLGPIESAGAVLEIIERVRAITAQPIALHQRKVSVTPSIGVSLFPQHGRNINALLRHADLAMYHAKENGRNDYSFFTQELSVAIESRLTLESELKTALADDQLVTHFQPRVNVQSNTISGAEALVRWQHPARGLVPPDVFIPVCEASGLIGQLGKVVFRHSVRAQRAWAAQGHDLRVSVNLSPLQFGEDTLVADLLAIVAAEGGDIDRIELEITESVLLGHDTDTIAKLNALVDHGFRIAIDDFGTGYSNLAYLHRYPLRCLKIDRSFIQSLETAQPIIELIVSMATLFKLDVVAEGVETEEQLAALRGYACHEYQGFLFSKPVPFESFCALLSRLPSQRCA; encoded by the coding sequence ATGCCCACGCGCACCGAGCCCGAGATGACCGACCCCTACCCCACGCTGGCCAAGCGCCTCAAGGACATGGAGCGCTTGCGCCGGCCGGTCTGGGTGTTCGACATCGACCGGGCGCACGTCTGCTGGGGCAACACGAGCTGCCTGCCGCTCTGGCAGGCCGATTCGCTCAGCGAGCTGATGTCGCGCGACATGGGCGTGGACATGACCGAGACCGTGGCCACGCGCCTGCGCCAGTACCAGGCGGATTTCGAGGCCGACACCACCAGCCAGTTTCAGGAGGTGTGGACGCTCTACCCCGGCGGCGAACCGCGCACGGTCGATGTGGTGTTCAGCGGCATCGAGCTGGACGACGGGCGCATGGCAATGTTTTGCGAGGTCGACATGCGTGAAGCGCTCGACGCCGAAGCCTTGCGCAGCGCCGAGGCGCTGTTGCACACCTCGGTGATGATCACCCTGTTCTCGGCCCAGGGACTGCCGCTCTACCGCAACCCCGCCGCACGCAGCAAAGTCAGCCACGCGAACGAGACGCTTGGCGAGCACTTCGCCGATCGATCGACCTTGCAGTTATTGACTCAGGCGCACGAAGACGAGATCACCACCGTTGCGCCGGTCCACACCAATGAAGGTCAAAGCTGGCACGACATCAACGCACGGCGCTGCCTCGACGCGGTATCCGGCGAACGCGCCTGGTTGATCAGCGAAGTCGACGTCTCGCGCCTCAAGGCCACCGAAGAGCGGGCGCAGTTCCTCGCCGAGCACGACACGCTGACCAAACTGCCCAACCGCAACCACGTCTCGGTCGCCTTCCAGAACCGCATCGATCAGCTGCTCGCGACCGGTCAGGAAGGCGCGATCATCTTCATCGATCTGGACCACTTCAAGGACATCAACGATTCACTCGGCCACAACGCCGGCGACGAGTTGCTGGTTGTCGTGGCGAAGCGCCTGCAAGCGACCGTCCGCAAGTCGGACGCCGTTGCACGGCTCGGCGGCGACGAGTTTCTGCTGCTGCTCGGCCCGATCGAGAGCGCCGGCGCGGTGCTCGAGATCATCGAGCGTGTTCGCGCCATCACCGCGCAACCGATCGCGCTACACCAGCGCAAGGTCAGCGTCACACCGTCTATCGGCGTCAGCCTCTTTCCGCAGCACGGCCGCAACATCAACGCGCTGCTTCGCCACGCCGACCTCGCGATGTACCACGCGAAGGAAAACGGCCGAAACGACTACTCCTTTTTCACCCAGGAACTGAGCGTCGCGATCGAATCGCGCCTGACGCTCGAGAGCGAACTCAAGACCGCGCTCGCCGACGACCAGCTCGTCACGCACTTCCAACCGCGTGTGAATGTGCAGAGCAACACGATAAGCGGCGCCGAAGCCCTGGTGCGCTGGCAACATCCGGCCCGTGGGCTGGTGCCCCCGGACGTGTTCATTCCGGTCTGCGAAGCCTCGGGGCTGATCGGCCAACTGGGCAAGGTCGTGTTCCGGCATTCCGTGCGCGCCCAACGTGCGTGGGCCGCGCAGGGCCACGACCTGCGCGTGTCGGTCAACCTCTCACCGTTGCAGTTCGGCGAGGACACGTTGGTCGCCGACCTGCTCGCGATCGTCGCGGCCGAGGGCGGTGACATCGACCGCATCGAACTCGAGATCACCGAGTCGGTGCTGCTCGGCCACGACACGGACACCATCGCCAAGCTGAACGCGCTGGTCGACCACGGCTTTCGCATCGCCATCGACGATTTCGGCACCGGCTACTCCAACCTCGCCTACCTCCACCGCTACCCGCTGCGCTGTCTGAAGATCGACCGCTCGTTCATCCAGTCACTCGAGACCGCGCAACCGATCATCGAGCTGATCGTCTCGATGGCGACGCTCTTCAAGCTCGACGTCGTCGCCGAGGGCGTGGAGACCGAAGAGCAACTCGCCGCACTGCGCGGCTACGCCTGCCACGAGTACCAGGGTTTTCTTTTCTCGAAGCCTGTGCCCTTCGAGAGCTTCTGCGCCCTGCTGAGTCGCCTGCCGAGCCAGCGCTGCGCCTGA
- a CDS encoding glutathione S-transferase family protein — MTSAPRLYLTQGSGNSIKPMLVASQLGIDCHIEYLDVLAGETQQPAFLAINPLGAVPFMVLPDGTGLGESNAIAWYLAEGTTLMPDTALTRAQAVRWMNFEQTALEANISPRRFFTAIAPELGKDQKHMLPVWQERGDAALTVLDHYLNGRDFVTDYGYSVADIAVFGYTHLADEGGFRLADYPHVSAWIERVTVQPGYLDIGVLLNGNDIDLAA, encoded by the coding sequence ATGACATCTGCACCACGCTTGTATTTGACTCAGGGCTCGGGCAACAGCATCAAACCCATGTTGGTCGCGAGTCAGCTCGGGATCGACTGCCACATCGAGTACCTCGACGTGCTCGCAGGCGAGACCCAGCAACCCGCCTTTCTCGCAATCAACCCGCTCGGCGCGGTGCCGTTCATGGTGTTGCCTGACGGCACCGGCCTCGGCGAGTCCAACGCCATCGCCTGGTATCTCGCCGAAGGCACCACGCTCATGCCGGACACCGCACTCACCCGCGCGCAAGCGGTGCGCTGGATGAACTTCGAGCAGACCGCGCTCGAAGCGAACATCTCGCCGCGGCGCTTCTTCACCGCAATAGCACCTGAGCTCGGCAAGGACCAAAAGCACATGCTGCCGGTGTGGCAAGAACGCGGCGACGCCGCCCTCACGGTGCTCGACCACTACCTCAACGGCCGCGACTTCGTCACCGACTACGGCTACAGCGTTGCCGACATCGCCGTGTTTGGCTACACCCACCTCGCTGACGAGGGCGGGTTCAGGCTCGCGGACTACCCGCACGTGAGTGCGTGGATCGAGCGCGTCACGGTGCAGCCGGGCTACCTCGACATCGGCGTGCTGCTGAACGGCAACGACATCGACCTCGCAGCCTGA
- a CDS encoding methyltransferase: MSDVTDDDTRPRARGLRAHGRTTPGNPIATPTLAEVPPSAGAHATPQGDRSPYLVDRLLHGTDENLFNHVKFHLVKQRIAALGLARPRVLDIGCGLKVAQMYLTKLGLRFDYHGVDYETRFRPDAVVDLLQPETITPSLPWEPNVVLMLDVLEHIHADKDVLLDVVRRVAETVPDHCTFVFTLPQMYRLDRFKLSHLDYPEHKVRFEQREWREILSHSLAIEHTQGLGYLSVLPYLPMASRHYTPDNRLGRLFHYLRGTVFEWGPLKPADLFLSNTLGAVRALQTCSNDVLFVARKRTGVARLAGLR, from the coding sequence ATGAGCGACGTAACGGATGACGACACCCGGCCACGGGCCCGTGGGCTGCGCGCGCACGGAAGAACCACTCCCGGCAACCCGATCGCCACACCCACCCTTGCCGAGGTGCCCCCCTCTGCCGGTGCACACGCGACCCCACAGGGTGATCGCTCCCCCTACCTTGTCGACCGCCTCTTGCACGGCACCGACGAAAACCTCTTCAACCACGTGAAGTTTCACCTCGTGAAGCAGCGCATCGCGGCCCTCGGCCTGGCACGGCCGCGCGTGCTCGACATCGGTTGCGGGTTGAAGGTGGCGCAGATGTACCTGACCAAGCTCGGGTTGCGGTTCGACTACCACGGCGTCGACTACGAGACGCGATTCCGGCCGGACGCGGTCGTGGACCTGCTGCAACCGGAGACCATCACGCCGTCCCTGCCGTGGGAGCCGAACGTGGTGCTGATGCTGGACGTGCTCGAGCACATCCACGCCGACAAGGACGTGCTGTTGGATGTGGTGCGCCGGGTGGCGGAGACGGTGCCGGATCACTGCACCTTCGTGTTCACCTTGCCGCAGATGTACCGGCTGGACCGCTTCAAGCTGAGTCACCTCGACTACCCCGAGCACAAGGTGCGCTTCGAGCAGCGCGAGTGGCGTGAGATCCTCTCGCACAGCCTCGCGATCGAGCACACGCAAGGTCTGGGCTACCTGTCCGTGCTCCCCTACCTGCCGATGGCGAGCCGGCACTACACCCCCGACAACCGGCTCGGTCGGCTGTTCCACTACCTGCGGGGCACCGTGTTCGAATGGGGACCGCTGAAGCCTGCGGACCTCTTCCTGTCGAACACCCTTGGGGCGGTGCGTGCGTTGCAGACCTGCTCGAACGACGTGCTGTTCGTGGCGCGCAAGCGCACCGGTGTGGCCAGGCTGGCCGGGCTGCGTTGA
- a CDS encoding MBL fold metallo-hydrolase: MAHPTLNRRELIKLAAGAGVISATFATTGHVARAASHATTPMQGMLTIHKLGPVTLHSYTAPAASAHVNTHIVETDSALHLVDAQFMPAFAAEARAYADSLGKPIAGVYLSHAHPDHVLGASQFADVPFLTSDNVRADVEESTGMYAGRKEQMGDTTELVLPDGGLALGDTDWDGVAVTINEIADAEAAHTLTFHVPEAGLVIAQDLLYANVHAFPLPANADNWVAALRELGGTEGLKVIGAGHGLPAAPGVVDDAIAYLTLQQQTIADSADAATAIAAMTEAYPSYGGTGLLNFINYRFQ, translated from the coding sequence ATGGCACACCCGACACTCAACCGCCGCGAGCTGATCAAACTGGCCGCCGGCGCCGGCGTGATCAGCGCCACGTTCGCCACCACCGGTCACGTCGCGCGCGCCGCAAGCCACGCGACAACACCGATGCAGGGCATGCTTACGATCCACAAGCTCGGCCCGGTGACGCTGCACAGCTACACTGCCCCGGCCGCTTCGGCTCACGTCAATACCCACATCGTCGAGACCGACAGCGCGTTGCACCTGGTTGACGCCCAGTTCATGCCGGCCTTTGCCGCCGAAGCACGTGCCTACGCCGACAGCCTCGGCAAGCCGATCGCGGGCGTCTATCTGTCGCACGCCCACCCGGACCACGTGCTCGGCGCCTCGCAGTTCGCCGACGTGCCCTTCCTGACCTCGGACAACGTCCGCGCCGACGTCGAGGAAAGCACGGGCATGTACGCGGGCCGCAAGGAGCAGATGGGTGACACCACCGAGCTCGTGCTGCCCGACGGCGGCCTTGCACTGGGCGACACCGACTGGGACGGTGTCGCGGTGACGATCAACGAGATCGCAGACGCCGAGGCCGCGCACACGTTGACCTTCCATGTGCCGGAAGCCGGCCTCGTGATCGCACAGGACCTCCTCTACGCCAACGTGCACGCCTTCCCGCTGCCGGCCAACGCCGACAACTGGGTGGCGGCCTTGCGCGAGCTCGGTGGCACCGAGGGCCTGAAGGTGATCGGCGCCGGCCACGGCCTGCCCGCGGCACCGGGCGTGGTCGACGACGCCATCGCCTACCTCACGCTGCAGCAGCAGACCATCGCCGACAGCGCCGACGCAGCGACCGCGATTGCCGCGATGACCGAGGCTTACCCGAGCTACGGTGGCACGGGTCTCTTGAACTTCATCAACTACCGCTTCCAGTAG
- a CDS encoding LysR family transcriptional regulator, which translates to MNINSIDLNLLRVFHTLAQERSVTRTAARLDLSQPAVSNALKRLRRELGDELFVRGQGGMVPTPRGDALAGSVADVLERLDAALAGGPDVDPARVTEPITLSCSDAEIQLHGGPILRALDRAGCRAPVQFLPLNTGYRADVLWRNRLSLTLSTMLYAPDGLKQRKAYDEHLVCLLRADHPAAASMDFEAYLAAEHLLIAPLGGAPVGYLDTWLGKQGLVRTIRLVSHSFGAAHTLVRDTGLVATLPSRQAAFKPFGDALCAVPLPLDAPPFSVHLFWSERFDKDPLNKWLRDIVHTSLCESAGVPIQTAESV; encoded by the coding sequence ATGAATATCAACAGCATCGACCTGAACCTCTTGCGCGTCTTCCACACCCTCGCGCAGGAGCGCAGCGTGACCCGCACAGCGGCGCGGCTGGACCTCAGCCAGCCTGCTGTCAGCAACGCGCTCAAGCGGTTGCGACGCGAGCTTGGCGACGAGCTTTTCGTGCGCGGGCAGGGCGGCATGGTGCCGACGCCGCGCGGGGACGCCTTGGCGGGCTCGGTCGCCGACGTGCTTGAGCGGCTCGACGCCGCGCTCGCCGGAGGCCCGGACGTCGACCCGGCGCGCGTCACCGAGCCAATCACCCTCTCCTGTTCAGATGCGGAGATCCAGCTTCACGGTGGGCCGATCCTGCGCGCACTCGATCGCGCCGGATGCCGGGCCCCGGTGCAGTTTCTGCCGTTGAACACCGGCTACCGCGCTGACGTGCTCTGGCGTAACCGCTTGTCGCTGACCTTGAGCACGATGTTGTATGCGCCAGACGGCCTGAAGCAACGCAAGGCCTACGATGAACACCTGGTCTGCCTGCTCAGGGCGGACCACCCCGCAGCGGCGTCAATGGATTTCGAGGCCTACCTCGCGGCCGAACACCTGTTGATCGCGCCGCTCGGTGGCGCGCCCGTTGGCTACCTCGACACCTGGTTGGGCAAGCAGGGCCTCGTGCGCACGATCCGGCTGGTCAGCCACAGTTTCGGCGCGGCGCACACGCTGGTGCGCGACACCGGCCTGGTGGCGACGCTGCCGAGTCGCCAGGCAGCCTTCAAGCCCTTCGGTGATGCGCTCTGTGCGGTGCCGTTGCCGCTCGACGCACCGCCGTTCAGCGTGCACCTGTTCTGGTCGGAACGCTTCGACAAGGACCCGCTCAACAAGTGGCTGCGCGACATCGTGCACACCAGCCTGTGTGAGAGTGCAGGGGTGCCGATTCAGACGGCTGAATCGGTGTAA
- a CDS encoding mandelate racemase/muconate lactonizing enzyme family protein — translation MAITEIRVYTAELPAKRLYTMSSSAVTVPQSTVVELIDSSGHHGHGEVCLASPHYQPAHSAGVLASLELLAPAVLGLDPVQHTRVNAALNAALDGHTEGKAAIDIACWDLAGKLFDRHVIDLLGGALSDRVSTYHVVAIADADVAAAEAAALQDAGLRRLQLKAGGRSIDQDIASIRAVAATLRPDTDLAVDTNRGWSTGEALQVSQACADLRLAFEQPCATEAELRHIKTQLRHPLIVDENATDLATIARLIASGTADGFGLKLSRLGGLTPMLAVRDLCRAARVPMSSDDAWGGDIIAAAGVALGATLTPQFSRGAWLAYPYHQTHYDPEHGPRLDGGCVTVPRGGPGLGLRLESGCFGDPVAIYTDSAV, via the coding sequence GTGGCCATCACCGAGATCCGCGTCTACACCGCCGAGCTGCCCGCCAAGCGGCTGTACACGATGTCGAGTTCGGCTGTCACCGTGCCGCAGTCGACGGTTGTCGAGCTGATCGATTCGAGCGGCCACCACGGCCACGGCGAGGTGTGCCTCGCGAGCCCCCACTACCAACCGGCACACAGCGCCGGTGTGCTCGCCTCGCTCGAACTGCTCGCACCCGCCGTGCTCGGCCTCGACCCGGTGCAACACACCCGCGTCAACGCCGCCCTCAACGCCGCGCTGGACGGCCACACCGAGGGCAAGGCCGCGATCGACATCGCCTGCTGGGACCTCGCCGGCAAGCTGTTCGACCGCCACGTGATCGACCTGCTCGGCGGCGCGCTCAGCGACCGGGTCAGCACCTACCACGTGGTGGCCATCGCCGACGCCGACGTGGCCGCAGCCGAGGCGGCCGCCTTGCAGGACGCCGGGCTGCGGCGCCTGCAGCTCAAGGCCGGCGGGCGGTCGATCGACCAGGACATCGCCTCGATTCGCGCGGTCGCGGCGACGCTTCGGCCCGACACCGACCTCGCCGTCGACACCAACCGCGGCTGGAGCACCGGGGAAGCCCTGCAAGTGTCACAGGCCTGCGCCGACCTCCGACTCGCGTTCGAGCAGCCCTGCGCGACCGAGGCCGAGCTGCGTCATATCAAAACACAGCTCCGGCACCCGCTGATCGTCGACGAGAACGCAACCGACCTCGCGACCATCGCCCGGCTGATCGCCAGCGGCACGGCCGACGGGTTCGGCCTGAAACTCTCGCGGCTCGGCGGTCTCACGCCGATGCTCGCCGTGCGCGACCTCTGCCGCGCCGCGCGCGTGCCGATGAGTTCGGACGACGCCTGGGGCGGCGACATCATCGCGGCCGCAGGCGTTGCGCTCGGTGCCACGCTCACGCCGCAATTCAGCCGCGGGGCCTGGCTTGCATATCCCTACCACCAGACCCACTACGACCCCGAGCACGGACCACGACTCGACGGTGGCTGCGTCACGGTCCCGCGTGGCGGACCGGGACTCGGCCTCCGGCTCGAGTCCGGTTGCTTCGGCGATCCGGTCGCCATTTACACCGATTCAGCCGTCTGA